A region from the Corticium candelabrum chromosome 14, ooCorCand1.1, whole genome shotgun sequence genome encodes:
- the LOC134189679 gene encoding uncharacterized protein LOC134189679, with translation MGVIAGISTINQGQLSAAEDAPPIAQDLWKRITKCGNQYKLREIVPGCYITLKSTFTLPAEFRETVNAFFSSRNIPDIQADEKVAVHKIFINDHMVYGRLYKRVKKRM, from the exons ATGGGAGTGATAGCTGGCATATCAACCATTAATCAAGGACAGTTATCAGCAGCTGAAGATGCACCACCAATTGCACAGGACTTGTGGAAGAGAATTACCAAATGTGGAAATCAGTATAA GTTAAGAGAAATTGTGCCTGGTTGTTATATTACATTAAAGTCTACATTCACTCTTCCTGCAGAATTTCGTGAGACAGTGAATGCATTCTTTTCTAGCAGAAATATTCCTGACATACAAGCTGATGAGAAG GTGGCTGTCCACAAGATATTCATTAATGACCATATGGTGTACGGAAGGCTGTACAAACGAGTTAAGAAAAGAATGTAA
- the LOC134189422 gene encoding uncharacterized protein LOC134189422: MNTNRVLRFLFPGRSWSRLRSHVRPFGTERSSRSSFDDLDWRSGLKTTVAAVTAVGTVIAAIGTVSTAKAVKDHRKAEEASRMYGNYPEVGKCLAEIAYFYEDREKRRRRKNAEKKTDSAEKKPDSAEKKPDSADQSSEQEKQEKQKKRESLALEWAEEKKSMLSDEVKRVDECRRVTKNFFENAYRLLERNLVDKDVFEESFYAHSGNFKRLVEPLDKANFKLVNTTEAYEDGSNRPRIYITIEEAASNPATKGYFGDLRS, from the exons ATGAATACGAACAGAG TTTTGCGTTTCTTATTTCCTGGTCGGTCGTGGAGTCGCCTGCGTAGCCACGTGAGACCGTTTGGAACAGAG CGTAGTTCAAGGTCTAGCTTTGACGATTTAGACTGGAGATCTGGCTTGAAAACGACTGTGGCGGCTGTAACTGCTGTTGGTACCGTTATTGCTGCTATTGGTACTGTATCCACAGCCAAGGCGGTGAAAGATCATCGCAAAGCTGAGGAGGCCTCACGTATGTACGGGAATTATCCGGAAGTCGGCAAATGTTTGGCAGAAATTGCATACTTCTatgaagacagagagaaaagaCGCCGTAGAAAGAATGCAGAGAAAAAAACAGATAGTGCAGAGAAAAAACCAGATAGTGCAGAGAAAAAACCAGATAGTGCAGACCAAAGTTCagaacaagaaaaacaagaaaaacaaaaaaagaGAGAATCTCTTGCTTTAGAATGGGCTGAAGAGAAGAAATCGATGTTATCGGATGAAGTAAAGCGCGTTGACGAATGTCGTCGAGTGACTAAGAATTTTTTTGAGAATGCCTACAGACTGCTGGAAAGGAATCTCGTAGACAAGGATGTGTTTGAAGAAAGCTTTTATGCTCATTCTGGTAACTTCAAGCGCTTAGTGGAGCCTCTTGATAAAGCCAACTTTAAACTGGTGAACACAACAGAGGCATATGAGGATGGAAGCAACAGACCAAGGATTTACATCACAATTGAAGAGGCTGCAAGTAACCCTGCCACAAAGGGTTACTTTGGTGATTTGAGATCTTGA